The following coding sequences lie in one Arachis ipaensis cultivar K30076 chromosome B05, Araip1.1, whole genome shotgun sequence genomic window:
- the LOC107640095 gene encoding BEL1-like homeodomain protein 2, with translation MLSEMFNFPATELLEQQHHHFRSPSSSRPQPPENWYGSRQGMIATTTTGFGGDSKQQISSINADSAAAMHLFLMNPAQRRSPSPPPSATSSTLHMLLPNHSSNSLQGFPPAGSAGGSFGQFTWVPDSGAGHEGAANNPAAAPPGHHEINVVEGQGLSLSLSSSLQHLEAAKAEELRMGEGGFLFYNQGGGAAASNSGHFPYKNHLQGGMVGQGHLAGFASASSSSSLGVVHVLRNSKYVKAAQELLEEFCSVGRGHFKKNKFSRQNSNPNSTASPSSSKDPPPAAAPPPPPLSASDRIEHQRRKVKLLSMLDEVDRRYNHYCEQMQMVVNSFDVVMGYGAAVPYTALAQKAMSRHFRCLKDAITTQLKHSCEVLGEKEGAGGSGLTKGETPRLKMLEQSLRQQRAFQQMGMMEQEAWRPQRGLPERSVNILRAWLFEHFLHPYPSDADKHLLARQTGLSRNQVSNWFINARVRLWKPMVEEMYQQEQKEAEECGAAEEGEEEEEEEQNNSSNGGQQQAQNPSTTSGGESEIQVEGFSENQEGGSNSIMVAQGGMASEMMPPQQSQRSMASDDTCRHGSYVAGAEYGTASTTAAAAAADIGSATLIRFGTTAGDVSLTLGLRHAGNVPRQNPFFS, from the exons ATGCTTTCGGAGATGTTCAATTTCCCTGCCACCGAGCTCCTGGAACAGCAGCACCACCACTTCCGCTCCCCTTCTTCGTCGAGGCCACAACCACCAGAGAACTGGTACGGAAGCAGGCAAGGCATGATAGCCACCACCACGACGGGGTTTGGAGGAGACTCCAAGCAGCAGATTTCAAGCATTAATGCGGATTCAGCAGCAGCCATGCACCTTTTCCTGATGAACCCAGCTCAAAGGAGATCTCCTTCGCCTCCTCCATCGGCAACCTCTTCCACTCTCCACATGCTTCTTCCCAACCATTCCTCCAACTCCTTACAAGGGTTCCCTCCTGCTGGCTCCGCAGGAGGGTCTTTCGGGCAATTCACATGGGTTCCCGACAGCGGCGCCGGCCATGAGGGAGCAGCTAACAACCCTGCTGCTGCTCCTCCTGGCCATCACGAGATTAACGTGGTGGAAGGGCAAGGCCTTTCGCTCTCGCTTTCGTCTTCGCTTCAGCACTTGGAAGCTGCGAAAGCGGAGGAACTGAGGATGGGAGAAGGCGGTTTTCTATTTTACAATCAAGGGGGAGGAGCGGCGGCTTCTAATTCGGGTCATTTTCCGTACAAGAACCATTTGCAAGGTGGCATGGTAGGACAGGGGCACCTTGCTGGGTTCGCTTCTGCTTCATCTTCTTCGTCCTTAGGGGTAGTTCACGTTCTTAGGAATTCAAAGTATGTGAAAGCCGCACAAGAGTTGCTTGAGGAGTTTTGCAGTGTTGGAAGGGGCCACTTCAAGAAAAACAAGTTCAGTAGGCAGAATTCAAACCCTAATTCCACCGCCTCTCCTTCATCTTCCAAAGATCCTCCTCCTGCTGCAGCTCCACCTCCGCCTCCTTTGTCAGCTTCCGACAGGATTGAGCATCAGAGAAGGAAGGTCAAACTTCTATCAATGCTTGACGAG GTGGACCGAAGATACAACCACTACTGCGAGCAAATGCAGATGGTGGTGAACTCATTTGACGTGGTGATGGGGTACGGGGCGGCGGTGCCGTACACGGCGCTGGCGCAGAAGGCGATGTCGAGGCATTTCCGGTGCCTGAAGGACGCAATAACGACGCAGCTGAAGCATTCGTGCGAGGTGCTGGGGGAGAAGGAGGGGGCGGGAGGGTCAGGGCTGACGAAGGGGGAGACGCCGCGGCTGAAGATGTTGGAGCAGAGCCTACGGCAGCAGAGGGCGTTCCAGCAGATGGGTATGATGGAACAAGAAGCTTGGAGACCTCAGAGAGGCTTGCCTGAACGTTCTGTCAACATTTTGAGAGCTTGGCTTTTTGAGCATTTTCTCCACCC GTATCCAAGCGATGCAGATAAGCATCTCTTGGCGAGGCAGACTGGCCTCTCCAGAAATCAG GTATCAAACTGGTTCATAAATGCCAGGGTTCGGTTGTGGAAACCCATGGTGGAAGAGATGTACCAACAAGAACAAAAAGAAGCAGAGGAGTGTGGGGCAGcggaagaaggcgaagaagaggaagaagaagaacaaaacaacAGCAGCAACGGTGGGCAGCAACAAGCACAAAATCCAAGCACAACGAGTGGCGGTGAAAGCGAAATACAAGTAGAAGGGTTTTCGGAAAACCAAGAGGGCGGCAGCAATAGCATAATGGTTGCGCAAGGTGGAATGGCGTCGGAGATGATGCCCCCACAACAGTCACAGAGATCGATGGCAAGCGATGACACGTGTCGACATGGCAGCTACGTAGCAGGTGCTGAATATGGGACCGCGTCTACTACTGCTGCTGCTGCCGCTGCTGACATTGGATCCGCTACCCTCATTAGGTTCGGGACCACCGCCGGTGACGTGTCACTCACCCTAGGGTTACGCCACGCCGGGAACGTCCCCCGACAAAACCCCTTTTTCTCTTAG